The following are encoded together in the Adhaeribacter arboris genome:
- the cas4 gene encoding CRISPR-associated protein Cas4, with the protein MPITATHVNLYHVCHRELWLHANEVRMEHTSDTVSEGKLIHETAYPQRAERYREIVLDGVKIDFYDPKAKVVHEIKKSNKAEAAHLAQIKYYLYILEQNGIEGATGILEYPTLRITETVTLTPTDRSEMVKWLTNITVILNSLTCPPLLHAPICKRCSYYDFCYVGE; encoded by the coding sequence ATGCCTATTACTGCTACCCACGTAAACTTGTACCACGTTTGCCATCGGGAACTCTGGTTGCACGCCAATGAAGTAAGGATGGAACATACTTCTGACACGGTAAGCGAGGGCAAACTCATCCACGAAACCGCTTATCCGCAACGGGCCGAACGTTACCGCGAAATAGTGCTGGACGGTGTAAAAATTGATTTTTACGATCCTAAGGCCAAAGTAGTACATGAGATTAAAAAGTCGAATAAGGCCGAAGCCGCGCACTTGGCTCAAATAAAGTATTATCTCTACATTCTGGAGCAAAATGGGATAGAAGGAGCTACCGGTATCCTGGAATATCCCACGCTCCGAATAACTGAAACGGTAACGCTTACTCCCACCGACCGCTCCGAAATGGTAAAATGGTTAACTAATATAACCGTTATCTTAAATTCGCTGACTTGTCCCCCGCTTTTGCACGCGCCTATCTGCAAACGCTGCAGTTATTATGATTTTTGTTATGTAGGAGAATAA
- the cas2 gene encoding CRISPR-associated endonuclease Cas2, producing MYVILVYDIGEMRVARMLKLCRKYLNWIQNSVFEGEITEVKLKEFMGKAHTIMDLDNDSIILFKSREQRWLDKQIIGVERGPVTNFL from the coding sequence ATGTACGTAATATTGGTGTACGATATAGGGGAAATGCGGGTAGCTCGCATGCTCAAACTTTGCCGCAAGTACCTGAACTGGATTCAGAATTCGGTATTTGAAGGCGAAATTACCGAAGTAAAACTGAAGGAGTTCATGGGCAAAGCTCATACCATTATGGACCTGGATAACGACAGTATTATTTTGTTTAAAAGCCGGGAGCAACGTTGGCTCGATAAGCAGATTATTGGGGTAGAACGCGGCCCAGTTACTAACTTCTTATGA
- the cas1b gene encoding type I-B CRISPR-associated endonuclease Cas1b: MKKSYYLFNPVRLSRKDNTLQFTPFDEQGNEAGPCRYIPVETVSDLYVFGSLDANSALYNFLGKHGISAHFFDYYEHYTGSFFAKEYLLAGKMQVAQTRHYTLRNKRVALAQKFIEGAAFNILKNLRYYHNREKDLAASISQIEKYATQISATTEVPELMGLEGNIRQTYYAAFDTIVAGFTMENRSKRPPKNELNVLISFGNMMCYAACLDMIYHTQLNPTISFLHEPGTRRFSLALDLAEIFKPILVDRTIFRVLNKREVQPSDFATDLNGCVLKESGKKTFVKAFEERLKETVKHRTLNKSVSYKHLIKLECYKLSKHVMGIEEYKPFKIWW; encoded by the coding sequence ATGAAGAAAAGCTACTACTTGTTTAATCCCGTCCGCCTGAGCCGCAAAGATAATACTTTGCAATTTACCCCCTTCGACGAACAAGGCAACGAGGCAGGCCCTTGCCGGTACATTCCCGTCGAAACGGTGTCGGATTTATACGTATTTGGCAGCTTGGATGCGAATAGCGCCTTGTATAACTTTTTAGGAAAACACGGCATTTCGGCGCATTTTTTTGATTATTACGAGCATTATACCGGCTCTTTCTTTGCCAAAGAATATTTACTGGCCGGCAAAATGCAGGTGGCCCAAACCCGGCATTATACCCTCCGGAACAAGCGCGTAGCATTAGCCCAAAAGTTTATAGAAGGCGCCGCTTTTAATATTTTAAAAAACCTGCGTTACTACCATAACCGCGAGAAAGATCTGGCCGCCAGCATCAGCCAAATCGAAAAATACGCCACCCAAATTTCAGCTACTACCGAAGTTCCCGAGCTCATGGGCCTGGAAGGAAATATCCGGCAAACGTATTACGCGGCCTTTGATACGATTGTGGCTGGCTTTACGATGGAAAACCGCAGCAAACGCCCGCCGAAAAACGAGTTAAACGTGCTGATTTCGTTCGGCAACATGATGTGCTACGCCGCTTGTCTGGATATGATTTACCACACGCAGCTAAATCCTACGATTAGTTTTTTGCACGAACCGGGTACCCGGCGCTTCTCGCTGGCCTTGGATTTAGCCGAAATTTTTAAACCTATCTTGGTTGACCGGACTATTTTCCGGGTGCTGAACAAGCGGGAAGTGCAGCCGTCGGATTTTGCCACCGACTTGAACGGTTGCGTTCTAAAAGAAAGCGGCAAGAAAACCTTCGTAAAAGCTTTTGAAGAACGCCTAAAAGAAACGGTAAAACACCGCACCTTAAACAAATCGGTGAGCTACAAACACTTAATTAAATTAGAGTGCTATAAACTCAGCAAACACGTAATGGGCATAGAAGAGTACAAACCTTTTAAAATCTGGTGGTAA
- a CDS encoding InlB B-repeat-containing protein: MKKNLPILFFFLALPLLAISQSLTFSTERGFYDSPFQLTISTNLGEATIRYTTNGTVPTTATGTIYSGAIPVTTTSVIRAIGYSGETVTPVVTHSYIFLNDVLHQPATIDGWPNHDYAINSGTDMATHDYEMDPNVVNNSAYSGIIKQGMKSIPTMSLVLDKDEFWTLYEGDKTFQASVEIFYPDNTKEQFNTGLESHSHNRLKRSLKLNIKSEITSNIFKKAPLNGANAVNTFKSTKIVLRAGNNRSWARSFNQDRTCYTRDEWYRASQLAVSGVGGRGNFVHLYVNGLYWGLYNPVERSDAGMLSNYFGGVFEDWMALDHDGIRHGDPTRFNYLTTTLINQDMSNAANYAQLKEYLDVEKFCDYLIVTWMTGMTDWPNNNFHGGNRNNPAQPFMYFAWDNEWSWDNTFGSNQGAWVHPQFQNNTTGSSTIASIWHSARKSSEFMKVFVDRVNKNCFNNGPLTDANSRARWATINNYINTAIIGESARWGDALEDGVTRTRDTHWIPEINRVDGLMNGNVNRFINALVAQGYYPGSNPTQKVVSFTLINANTDQPIRDIVPGETINLAALTTTNLNIRANTDPATVGSVKLAISGQQTKTQTENTAPYALFGESNGNYSAWVPAVGNYNLTATPYSASSGGGTAGTPLSISFSVVNQSTPGQYSLSVAIVGSGMVTKNPNQTSYASGTNVTLTASPASGYKFSSWSGAASGTANPITVSMTSNKSITATFTNTSGQQQVTSFTLINASTDQPIRTMAPGEVINIASVKNLNIRANTTPATVGSVKFALTGKQTKTSTETQAPYALFGDNNSNYNNWTPAVGSYTLKATPYSSSNGGGTAGASLTISFSVVNKAGAVGSRTVVAAAEQMDVPKHLIAYPSPSPFGRLQVKLTDRIEGPLMYTLVSATGAKLTTGELSLTQPTSVVAFDFSRQMKAAGLYYLHLKSNKVNGVVKIMRK, translated from the coding sequence ATGAAAAAGAATTTACCCATTCTATTCTTTTTTCTGGCTTTGCCCCTGTTGGCCATAAGCCAAAGTCTAACTTTTTCAACTGAACGCGGATTTTATGATAGTCCGTTTCAGCTTACTATTAGTACTAATTTAGGGGAGGCCACTATCCGGTATACTACTAATGGTACAGTCCCAACTACTGCTACTGGTACTATTTATTCCGGAGCTATTCCTGTAACTACTACTAGTGTTATTCGGGCCATTGGGTATAGCGGCGAAACAGTTACTCCGGTGGTTACCCATTCGTACATTTTTTTAAACGACGTACTGCACCAGCCAGCAACCATTGATGGTTGGCCAAACCACGATTATGCCATTAATTCGGGTACCGATATGGCGACGCATGACTACGAAATGGACCCGAACGTAGTAAACAACTCCGCTTACAGCGGTATTATTAAACAGGGCATGAAGTCTATTCCAACTATGTCGCTGGTTTTAGATAAAGATGAGTTCTGGACTTTATACGAAGGAGATAAAACTTTCCAGGCTTCGGTGGAAATTTTTTATCCGGATAACACAAAAGAGCAGTTTAATACTGGTTTGGAGTCACATAGTCATAACCGCTTAAAACGCTCCTTAAAATTAAATATTAAGTCAGAGATTACTTCTAATATCTTTAAAAAAGCGCCATTAAATGGGGCAAACGCGGTAAATACTTTTAAAAGTACCAAAATTGTACTTAGGGCCGGCAATAACCGTTCCTGGGCCCGCTCCTTCAATCAAGACCGTACCTGCTACACCCGCGATGAATGGTATCGCGCCTCCCAACTTGCTGTGTCGGGAGTAGGCGGAAGAGGTAATTTTGTGCATTTGTACGTAAACGGATTGTATTGGGGACTTTATAACCCGGTAGAGCGCTCAGATGCAGGCATGTTGTCTAATTATTTTGGAGGTGTGTTTGAAGATTGGATGGCTTTAGACCACGATGGTATCCGGCACGGCGATCCTACCCGGTTTAATTACTTAACTACTACTTTAATTAACCAGGATATGAGTAATGCGGCTAATTACGCGCAATTAAAAGAATACCTGGATGTAGAAAAATTTTGCGATTACCTGATCGTAACCTGGATGACGGGTATGACCGACTGGCCGAATAATAATTTCCATGGGGGTAACCGCAACAATCCCGCCCAACCATTTATGTACTTTGCCTGGGACAATGAGTGGTCCTGGGATAATACCTTTGGTTCAAATCAGGGAGCTTGGGTGCATCCGCAATTCCAAAATAATACTACTGGTTCCTCTACCATTGCTAGCATCTGGCATTCGGCTCGTAAAAGCAGTGAATTTATGAAGGTATTTGTTGATCGGGTAAATAAAAATTGCTTCAATAATGGTCCGCTTACCGATGCTAATTCGCGGGCTCGTTGGGCCACCATCAATAATTACATTAACACGGCTATTATCGGAGAATCAGCCAGATGGGGCGATGCTCTGGAAGATGGAGTGACACGTACCCGTGATACCCATTGGATACCCGAAATAAACCGGGTAGATGGGCTAATGAACGGTAACGTAAATCGTTTTATTAATGCGCTGGTTGCCCAGGGCTACTATCCAGGTTCCAATCCAACGCAAAAAGTAGTAAGTTTTACTTTGATTAATGCGAATACCGATCAGCCTATCAGAGACATAGTGCCCGGAGAAACTATTAATTTAGCTGCTTTAACAACCACAAATTTAAATATCCGGGCCAATACAGATCCGGCCACTGTTGGTAGTGTTAAACTAGCGATAAGCGGCCAGCAAACTAAAACTCAAACCGAAAACACCGCTCCTTATGCCTTGTTCGGCGAGAGTAATGGCAATTATAGTGCTTGGGTACCGGCCGTAGGAAATTATAATTTAACCGCAACGCCCTATTCGGCTTCCAGCGGAGGAGGAACTGCCGGTACTCCGCTAAGCATAAGTTTTAGCGTAGTAAATCAATCGACTCCAGGGCAGTACAGCCTTTCCGTTGCAATAGTAGGGAGCGGTATGGTTACAAAAAATCCTAACCAAACTAGTTATGCCAGTGGTACCAATGTAACTTTAACGGCTTCGCCGGCTTCCGGGTATAAATTTAGCAGCTGGAGCGGAGCGGCTAGTGGCACGGCAAATCCAATAACGGTAAGCATGACTAGTAATAAGAGCATCACGGCTACCTTTACGAATACGAGTGGGCAGCAACAAGTGACAAGCTTTACTTTAATTAATGCGAGTACCGATCAGCCTATCCGAACGATGGCACCCGGCGAAGTAATAAATATTGCTTCGGTCAAAAATTTAAATATCCGGGCTAACACCACTCCGGCTACTGTAGGCAGTGTAAAATTTGCGTTAACCGGGAAACAAACCAAAACTTCCACCGAAACGCAAGCGCCTTATGCTTTATTTGGCGATAACAACAGTAACTATAATAACTGGACCCCAGCAGTTGGTAGTTATACGTTAAAAGCAACGCCATATTCTTCAAGCAATGGTGGTGGTACGGCGGGTGCCTCTCTTACTATTTCATTTAGTGTAGTAAATAAGGCTGGAGCGGTTGGTAGCAGGACCGTGGTTGCTGCTGCCGAACAAATGGATGTTCCCAAACACTTAATAGCCTATCCTTCTCCTTCGCCCTTTGGTCGCCTGCAAGTAAAGTTAACCGATAGAATAGAAGGGCCATTAATGTATACCTTAGTGTCGGCAACCGGAGCTAAATTAACAACCGGAGAACTTTCTCTAACGCAACCAACCTCGGTTGTAGCATTTGATTTTTCGCGGCAGATGAAGGCAGCAGGGTTGTATTATCTGCATTTAAAAAGTAATAAAGTAAATGGAGTAGTAAAAATTATGCGGAAATGA
- the cas3 gene encoding CRISPR-associated helicase Cas3' — translation MKSFREIATAISPLSQVLDKAPYYYAHLPKQDENRAPETLEQHLQCVLHYFLELCEQHQLDEVVNNLIHDLIPVHLIQSAEVENYLKTVFLDVIWFHDFGKVNHFFQQEKMKNSYPNFLKVKHTLGSDHARIGAYLFLMYHFKQSSRFELEVTNFLDAFLIASSYSIIKHHAATLSNLPDYDFFSSKHKVLSQYLILLDWQITADDLACFHNLLSVDKQDVFMRYYNETANQTASSFPLFALLKLNFSLLTAADYYATAHYMNDWQQPFNGFGIVKQELRERIIYNAGTLQPYNQNTYRRLEELLQKDEQTLIEPTPNNLNELRAKMAAEVITTIRSQAQNNLFYLEAPTGGGKTNMSMLAVAELLKANPTLNKIFYVFPFTTLITQTYTAIAETLGLQPDELTQLHSKAGWQTKNTAEDADAEYGKDRKNFIDNLFVNYPITLLSHVLFFDVIKTNKKERNYLLHRLANAVVVIDELQSYNPEHWDKLAYFTQQYAHAFNIKFILMSATLPKLGDLQSVIPQKITFTPLVQDAIPRFFKNPNFGKRVSFNFDLLENPDFKTPELKDKDGREAYLNCLYTFLIEKTKERKAAFTDYPVRTVIEFIFKKTASEFYKIASQELGKQYEHILVLSGTILEPRRKQIINFLKSKNTESVLLITTQVVEAGVDIDMDLGFKDTSLLDSEEQLAGRINRNVTKEDCQLFLFNLDDAKVIYGKDKRYQQQKQESFQPHFKRILADKAFDELYKKVYAIIDKNNSQEYIKNFRDYKSYLQQLNFPEADKKFRLIEEDSISVFVPIPVPIAVAGKELEKPDKIFTNDELNFLKSKDILPKKHLFGEEYLDSIDGVEVFQLYRDLINERKPKSKERDFITEKLMGKRMQGIMSKYIFSMLNYSKDYKDLQTYGLRNKDKDGNEYGYFYLENTDVYDYLSGIKDEVVINSNFI, via the coding sequence ATGAAAAGTTTCCGAGAGATAGCCACTGCTATTTCGCCGCTATCCCAGGTTTTAGATAAAGCGCCTTATTATTATGCGCACTTACCAAAACAAGATGAAAACCGGGCCCCGGAGACCTTAGAACAGCATCTGCAATGTGTATTGCACTATTTTCTAGAATTATGCGAACAGCACCAGTTAGATGAAGTAGTTAATAATCTGATTCATGATTTGATTCCGGTGCATCTTATTCAAAGCGCCGAAGTTGAAAATTACCTCAAAACTGTTTTTCTGGATGTTATCTGGTTTCATGATTTTGGCAAAGTCAATCATTTTTTCCAACAAGAAAAAATGAAGAACTCCTATCCTAACTTCCTGAAAGTAAAGCACACACTAGGTTCTGACCATGCCCGAATTGGTGCTTACTTGTTTTTAATGTATCATTTCAAACAATCGAGCCGGTTTGAGTTAGAAGTAACTAATTTCCTGGACGCTTTTCTAATAGCAAGCTCTTACAGCATTATTAAACATCATGCTGCCACGTTAAGTAACTTGCCCGATTATGACTTTTTTTCTTCTAAACATAAAGTTCTCTCGCAATATCTTATCCTTCTTGATTGGCAAATTACAGCAGATGACTTAGCCTGTTTTCATAATTTGTTAAGCGTGGATAAGCAGGACGTTTTTATGAGATATTATAATGAGACTGCTAATCAGACTGCATCATCGTTTCCGTTATTTGCTTTATTAAAATTGAATTTCTCGTTGCTTACGGCTGCCGATTACTACGCAACGGCGCATTATATGAATGATTGGCAACAGCCTTTTAATGGCTTTGGCATAGTAAAGCAAGAACTCCGGGAACGTATTATTTATAATGCCGGCACATTACAGCCATACAACCAAAACACTTACCGCCGTTTAGAGGAGCTACTGCAAAAAGATGAGCAAACTTTGATTGAACCCACTCCGAATAACCTGAACGAACTCCGGGCCAAAATGGCTGCCGAAGTAATTACTACTATCCGGAGCCAAGCGCAGAATAACCTGTTTTATTTAGAAGCGCCTACGGGGGGCGGTAAAACGAACATGTCTATGCTGGCAGTAGCGGAACTGCTGAAAGCTAACCCAACGTTAAACAAAATATTTTATGTTTTCCCGTTTACTACGCTTATTACCCAAACGTACACAGCCATTGCCGAAACATTGGGTTTGCAGCCCGACGAATTAACTCAATTACATAGCAAAGCCGGCTGGCAAACTAAAAACACCGCCGAAGATGCTGATGCCGAATACGGGAAAGACAGGAAAAACTTCATCGATAATCTGTTTGTCAATTACCCAATTACCTTACTATCGCACGTACTCTTTTTTGATGTTATCAAAACCAATAAAAAAGAACGCAACTATTTGTTGCACCGGCTGGCTAATGCTGTTGTAGTAATTGACGAATTGCAATCGTATAATCCGGAGCATTGGGATAAATTAGCTTATTTTACTCAGCAGTATGCCCACGCTTTTAATATAAAGTTTATTTTAATGTCCGCTACGTTGCCCAAATTAGGCGACTTGCAATCTGTGATACCTCAAAAGATAACGTTTACTCCATTGGTGCAAGATGCCATTCCACGTTTCTTCAAAAACCCCAACTTCGGCAAGCGGGTAAGTTTTAATTTTGATTTGCTGGAAAACCCCGATTTTAAAACGCCGGAACTTAAAGACAAAGATGGCAGGGAGGCTTATTTAAATTGTTTGTATACTTTCTTAATTGAAAAAACAAAAGAAAGGAAAGCCGCATTTACAGACTATCCCGTGCGTACCGTTATTGAGTTTATTTTTAAGAAAACCGCTTCAGAATTTTATAAAATTGCTTCTCAAGAGTTAGGCAAACAGTATGAACATATTCTGGTGCTTTCGGGCACTATCCTGGAGCCTCGCCGCAAGCAAATTATCAACTTCTTAAAAAGTAAAAACACAGAAAGTGTTCTTTTAATTACAACTCAAGTAGTTGAAGCCGGCGTAGATATTGATATGGATTTAGGCTTTAAAGATACCTCGCTATTAGACAGTGAAGAACAGTTAGCCGGGCGCATTAACCGCAACGTCACCAAAGAAGATTGCCAGCTTTTTCTGTTTAATCTCGACGATGCTAAAGTGATTTACGGGAAAGACAAACGTTATCAACAGCAAAAACAGGAAAGTTTCCAGCCACATTTCAAACGCATCTTAGCCGATAAGGCATTTGACGAACTATATAAAAAAGTATACGCCATTATAGATAAAAACAATAGCCAGGAATACATAAAAAATTTTAGAGATTATAAAAGCTATTTGCAGCAACTAAACTTTCCCGAAGCTGATAAAAAATTTAGATTAATCGAAGAAGACAGCATCTCTGTGTTCGTACCAATACCAGTACCGATAGCAGTAGCAGGAAAGGAGCTGGAAAAACCAGATAAAATATTTACTAATGATGAGCTCAATTTTTTAAAAAGTAAAGATATACTTCCGAAAAAGCATTTATTCGGAGAAGAGTATTTAGATTCTATTGATGGTGTTGAAGTTTTTCAGCTTTATCGTGATTTGATAAATGAGCGCAAACCCAAAAGCAAAGAGCGGGATTTTATTACCGAAAAGCTAATGGGAAAACGCATGCAAGGCATTATGTCGAAGTATATTTTTTCTATGCTAAATTATAGCAAAGATTATAAAGATTTACAAACTTATGGTTTGCGGAACAAAGACAAAGACGGAAATGAGTACGGCTACTTTTATTTGGAGAACACAGATGTCTATGACTACTTAAGTGGCATAAAAGATGAGGTTGTGATAAATTCTAATTTTATTTAA
- a CDS encoding Gfo/Idh/MocA family protein, giving the protein MKKLQVNRRKFLKDTVTGAAGIAGWATFPANIVLASEQFVSKSVKANSKTWAVPRIKFAVIGLNHGHINSQVEAVIRGGGQLIAFFAKEPDLAAAFQKKYPQVKLARSEKEILEDRSIQLVVSASIPDERAPLGIRVMQHGKDFMVDKPGVTTLTQLAEVRRVQKETRRIYSIMYSERLENRATVKAGELVKAGAIGKVIQTIGLGPHRMTPQTRPDWFFDRNRFGGIICDIGSHQFDQYLFFTGSTTADIVAAQVGNVNHPQYPKFEDFGDVMLRGNGGTGYIRVDWFTPDGLKTWGDGRLTILGTEGFIEIRKNIDIAGREGGNHLFLTDQKETRYIECSQVPLPYGEQLVNDVLNRTETAMLQEHCLLATELALKAQQQAQPIKL; this is encoded by the coding sequence ATGAAAAAACTACAGGTTAACCGTCGCAAGTTTTTAAAAGATACTGTTACCGGAGCTGCCGGTATTGCCGGATGGGCAACTTTCCCGGCTAATATCGTGCTCGCTTCCGAACAATTCGTTAGCAAGTCAGTTAAGGCAAATTCTAAAACCTGGGCAGTTCCCAGAATAAAATTCGCGGTTATTGGACTAAATCACGGGCACATAAATTCGCAGGTGGAGGCCGTAATACGGGGCGGGGGGCAACTAATCGCTTTCTTCGCGAAAGAGCCGGATTTAGCCGCCGCTTTTCAGAAAAAATATCCGCAGGTAAAACTCGCCCGCAGCGAAAAAGAAATTCTGGAAGACCGTTCCATTCAACTGGTAGTGAGCGCTTCTATTCCGGACGAGCGGGCACCTTTGGGCATCCGGGTAATGCAGCACGGTAAAGATTTTATGGTGGATAAACCGGGTGTTACTACCTTGACTCAATTGGCTGAGGTAAGACGGGTACAAAAGGAAACGCGTCGGATTTATTCTATTATGTACAGCGAACGCTTAGAAAACCGGGCCACCGTAAAGGCGGGCGAATTAGTAAAAGCCGGAGCCATTGGTAAAGTTATTCAAACTATTGGCCTGGGGCCACACCGCATGACTCCCCAAACCCGTCCGGATTGGTTTTTCGATCGTAACCGTTTCGGAGGCATTATTTGTGATATTGGCTCGCATCAATTTGACCAGTATCTTTTCTTTACGGGTTCTACTACAGCCGACATCGTTGCCGCGCAGGTAGGCAATGTTAATCATCCGCAGTACCCCAAATTTGAAGATTTTGGCGATGTAATGTTGCGGGGTAATGGCGGTACGGGTTACATCCGGGTAGATTGGTTTACCCCGGATGGTCTTAAAACCTGGGGTGACGGACGGCTAACTATTTTAGGAACCGAGGGTTTTATCGAAATCCGGAAAAATATTGATATAGCCGGCCGGGAAGGAGGAAACCATCTTTTCCTGACGGACCAGAAAGAAACCCGTTACATAGAGTGCAGCCAGGTACCTTTACCTTACGGAGAACAATTAGTGAACGATGTTTTAAACCGCACCGAAACCGCTATGCTTCAGGAACATTGTTTGTTAGCAACAGAATTAGCCTTAAAAGCCCAGCAACAAGCACAACCAATTAAATTGTAA
- a CDS encoding vanadium-dependent haloperoxidase, which produces MKRFTRIFFSLVLVGFSACQPKPNPAGLDEFTRFQLADWNKNLSHIIITDIFTPPVASRIYAYTNIAAYEALVPGYPACQSLSGQLNGLENVPAPEKGKEYYFPVASAEAFATVMKKLTLVPANTEKFETDYLERIKKIGIKPEVLENSLAYGKKVGEHIIAWAMKDNYLESRAMQRHMLSQKLDEWQPTPPDYMPAVEPHWNTIRPFVMDSAAQCKPQKPTPFDTLPGSKFYKEAKEIYRLGENSDPEKQLIAKFWDDNPNVSYTKGHITYFKQKLTPGGHWITITSNVCKAKKLNPMEQAEAFVLVTASLADGFISCWDAKFKYVHIRPETYIEKYIDPEWDPLLQTPPFPEFPSGHSVISAAAATALTNLFGDHFAFTDSTQLAIGLPIRKFTSFYAASKEAGMSRMYGGIHFRPANELGAEEGKEVGNLVYHKLKTRKNGQLVKL; this is translated from the coding sequence ATGAAACGATTTACCCGTATTTTTTTCTCCCTTGTTCTGGTTGGTTTTAGCGCCTGCCAACCAAAACCCAACCCCGCCGGCCTCGATGAATTTACCCGGTTTCAATTAGCGGATTGGAACAAAAATTTGAGCCATATTATTATTACGGATATTTTTACCCCACCCGTAGCCAGCCGGATTTATGCGTATACCAACATTGCCGCTTACGAGGCATTAGTTCCGGGTTACCCGGCCTGTCAATCGTTGAGTGGCCAGCTAAACGGATTGGAAAACGTACCTGCCCCCGAGAAGGGGAAAGAATATTATTTCCCGGTGGCCAGTGCCGAAGCGTTTGCCACGGTAATGAAAAAATTAACGTTAGTGCCCGCTAATACCGAGAAGTTCGAGACGGATTATCTGGAAAGAATTAAAAAAATTGGCATTAAACCCGAGGTGCTGGAAAACTCATTGGCGTACGGGAAAAAAGTGGGCGAGCACATTATTGCCTGGGCCATGAAAGATAATTATCTGGAGTCGAGAGCGATGCAGCGGCACATGTTATCGCAGAAACTAGACGAATGGCAGCCCACGCCTCCCGATTACATGCCGGCCGTAGAACCGCACTGGAACACTATCCGGCCTTTCGTAATGGATTCGGCGGCACAATGCAAGCCACAAAAGCCGACTCCCTTTGATACTTTACCGGGCTCTAAGTTTTATAAAGAAGCCAAAGAAATTTATAGGCTGGGAGAAAACTCGGACCCAGAAAAGCAATTAATTGCCAAATTCTGGGACGATAACCCCAACGTTTCTTACACCAAAGGCCATATTACTTATTTTAAACAAAAATTAACTCCCGGCGGGCATTGGATAACCATTACTTCTAATGTGTGTAAAGCTAAAAAATTAAACCCAATGGAACAGGCCGAAGCTTTTGTGTTGGTAACTGCTTCCCTGGCCGACGGATTTATTAGCTGCTGGGATGCCAAATTTAAATACGTTCATATTCGCCCCGAAACGTACATCGAAAAGTACATTGACCCGGAATGGGACCCGCTGTTGCAAACCCCGCCTTTTCCCGAATTTCCGAGCGGGCACAGTGTTATTTCGGCGGCAGCGGCTACGGCTCTTACCAACTTATTCGGCGATCATTTTGCTTTCACCGATTCTACCCAATTGGCAATTGGCTTACCCATCCGGAAGTTTACCTCTTTCTACGCCGCCTCTAAGGAAGCTGGCATGAGCCGGATGTACGGCGGTATTCACTTCCGGCCGGCAAACGAGCTGGGCGCAGAAGAAGGCAAAGAAGTAGGCAACCTAGTTTACCACAAATTAAAAACCCGTAAAAACGGCCAATTAGTTAAATTATAA